From the Streptomyces syringium genome, one window contains:
- a CDS encoding AfsR/SARP family transcriptional regulator, with translation MTAPPTSDHAPDGPPVPRFAVLGPLRAWHGEHELPLSAPRTQAVLAALVLRAGRPASARELIGAVWGDDAPPRASGALRTHISGLRRLLEPGCGPRGRARVLVSADGGYALRPEPGALDLAVFEQRAADAGRARAAGRLEEARELLDSALALWAGAPLAGVPGPYAHAERTRLTERRLTVLEERWDVETELGDHTAAIAALGVLAAEHPWRERIQELLMTALYRAGRQADALEVYARARRSLADQLGVEPGPGLARLQRRVLAAEPGPADPAGLLRLTATFPLPAQLPHDTGDFTGREDSVARLCAALDSGRIVALSAISGMGGVGKTTLAVHVAHRTRDRFPDGQLYADLRGTDPRPAEPMHVLDRFLRALGVPAGHVPALPDERAALYRSRLAGRRVLVVLDNARDLAQLRDLLPGSPGTAVLLTSRSRLAGLTGATLVDLRPMVPRDALALLARIVGEERVNAEPRAAAAVVESCGGLPLALRIVAARLVAGPDRTLARTAALLADERRRLRVLRAEDAAVETTFRLGAGLLDDEQARAFRLLALPDVPEMTLPEAVAVLDRPWRAAEDLCESLVDLNLLESLSPGRYRYHDLLRLFARQAAVEEVPDSERTAALTRLLHFLLATARNAHRTTMPDDVFPGDLAPPRSAGLAFATQQEAAGWLVDTQATLLGVIEQGAHDGRAPLAVCADLLVAVDPLGRMGARPYGLERAARAVCEAAERAGDTRAEARARYMLGGAVSLRFELGRALPEFERVVELCRGAGDRALLGPVLIALGGCALARRDFTAAHDLLTEALELSRAVHSRGSEAYALGFLALAELATGEPAAAVATGREAVALTRATGDRAGEANALHNLSQVCLWTGRTEEALDCLHESLRLWRGTGSLYRESLLLGALAQAYNFAGRPAEAAEHAATARDIAERHGDGYFLGRALAQLGHAHAAQGHPAEATVCFRRAYDIFHGLGLPDADDLTLHLTAGAG, from the coding sequence ATGACCGCGCCCCCCACCTCGGATCACGCCCCGGACGGCCCGCCCGTCCCCCGCTTCGCCGTGCTCGGCCCGCTCCGGGCCTGGCACGGCGAGCACGAGCTGCCCCTGAGCGCACCCCGCACCCAGGCCGTGCTCGCCGCACTCGTGCTGCGCGCGGGCAGGCCCGCGTCCGCGCGGGAACTCATCGGCGCCGTCTGGGGAGACGACGCACCGCCCCGCGCGTCGGGCGCGCTGCGCACCCACATCTCCGGGCTGCGAAGGCTGCTCGAACCCGGATGCGGCCCCCGCGGGCGGGCCCGGGTCCTGGTCTCGGCCGACGGCGGCTACGCCCTCCGCCCGGAGCCCGGGGCACTCGACCTCGCCGTCTTCGAACAGCGCGCCGCGGACGCCGGGCGGGCCCGCGCCGCCGGACGCCTGGAGGAAGCACGCGAACTGCTCGACTCGGCGCTCGCCCTGTGGGCCGGAGCACCCCTGGCGGGAGTCCCCGGCCCGTACGCGCATGCCGAGCGCACCCGGCTCACCGAGCGGCGGCTGACCGTGCTGGAAGAGCGCTGGGACGTGGAGACCGAACTCGGCGACCACACCGCGGCGATCGCCGCGCTCGGCGTGCTCGCGGCCGAACACCCCTGGCGGGAGCGGATACAGGAACTGCTGATGACCGCGCTGTACCGGGCCGGCCGCCAAGCCGACGCGCTCGAGGTCTACGCCCGCGCCCGCCGCTCCCTGGCCGACCAGCTCGGCGTGGAGCCGGGTCCCGGCCTGGCCCGTCTGCAGCGCCGCGTCCTCGCCGCCGAACCGGGACCCGCGGACCCCGCCGGCCTGCTGCGGCTCACGGCCACCTTTCCGCTCCCCGCCCAACTCCCTCATGACACCGGCGACTTCACCGGACGCGAGGACAGTGTCGCCCGGTTGTGCGCGGCCCTGGACAGCGGCCGGATCGTGGCACTGAGCGCCATCAGCGGCATGGGCGGCGTCGGCAAGACGACCCTCGCCGTCCATGTCGCCCACCGGACGCGGGACAGGTTCCCCGACGGCCAGCTCTACGCCGATCTGCGCGGCACCGACCCCCGGCCCGCCGAACCCATGCACGTACTCGACCGATTCCTGCGCGCCCTCGGTGTCCCCGCCGGCCACGTCCCGGCGCTGCCTGACGAGCGGGCCGCCCTGTACCGCTCCCGGCTCGCCGGCCGCAGGGTGCTCGTCGTGCTGGACAACGCCCGCGACCTGGCCCAGCTACGCGATCTGCTGCCCGGTTCGCCGGGCACCGCCGTGCTGCTGACCAGCCGTTCACGCCTCGCCGGGCTCACCGGCGCCACCCTCGTGGACCTCCGTCCGATGGTGCCCCGGGACGCGCTGGCCCTCCTCGCCCGCATCGTGGGGGAGGAGCGGGTGAACGCCGAGCCGAGGGCCGCGGCGGCAGTCGTCGAGTCCTGCGGCGGGCTGCCGCTCGCGCTGCGCATCGTGGCCGCCCGGCTCGTGGCCGGCCCGGACCGGACCCTCGCGCGGACCGCCGCGCTGCTGGCCGACGAGCGGCGCAGGCTCCGCGTGCTCCGGGCCGAGGACGCGGCGGTGGAGACCACGTTCCGGCTGGGCGCGGGCCTGCTCGACGACGAACAGGCCCGCGCCTTCCGGCTGCTGGCCCTGCCGGACGTACCCGAGATGACGCTGCCCGAAGCGGTGGCGGTCCTGGACCGGCCGTGGCGGGCCGCCGAGGACCTCTGCGAATCGCTGGTCGACCTGAATCTGCTGGAGTCCCTCTCGCCCGGCCGCTACCGCTACCACGACCTGCTGCGGCTGTTCGCCCGCCAGGCCGCCGTCGAGGAAGTGCCGGACAGCGAGCGGACCGCGGCGCTCACCCGGCTGCTCCACTTCCTCCTCGCCACCGCCCGCAACGCCCACCGGACGACGATGCCGGACGACGTGTTCCCCGGCGACCTTGCCCCGCCCCGCTCCGCCGGGCTCGCCTTCGCCACCCAGCAGGAGGCCGCGGGCTGGCTGGTGGACACCCAGGCGACCCTCCTCGGTGTGATCGAACAGGGCGCGCACGACGGGCGGGCGCCGCTGGCCGTCTGTGCCGATCTGCTGGTGGCCGTGGACCCGCTCGGCCGGATGGGCGCCCGGCCGTACGGCTTGGAGCGCGCCGCCCGGGCCGTGTGCGAAGCCGCCGAACGGGCGGGCGACACCAGGGCGGAGGCCCGCGCCCGGTACATGCTGGGCGGGGCGGTGAGCCTGCGCTTCGAACTCGGCCGGGCCCTGCCCGAATTCGAGCGGGTGGTCGAGCTGTGCCGTGGCGCGGGGGACCGGGCGCTGCTGGGACCCGTGCTGATCGCGCTCGGCGGCTGCGCGCTCGCCCGCCGTGACTTCACCGCCGCGCACGACCTGCTCACCGAGGCGCTCGAGCTGAGCCGGGCCGTGCACAGCCGCGGCAGCGAGGCCTACGCCCTGGGTTTCCTCGCCCTCGCCGAGCTGGCCACGGGGGAGCCGGCAGCGGCGGTGGCCACCGGCCGGGAGGCGGTCGCCCTCACCCGGGCGACGGGTGACCGGGCCGGCGAGGCGAACGCACTGCACAACCTCTCGCAGGTCTGCCTGTGGACCGGCCGCACCGAGGAGGCCCTCGACTGCCTCCACGAGAGCCTGCGGCTGTGGCGGGGGACGGGCTCCTTGTACCGCGAGTCCCTGCTGCTCGGGGCGCTCGCCCAGGCGTACAACTTCGCGGGCCGTCCGGCCGAGGCCGCCGAGCACGCCGCGACGGCCCGTGACATCGCCGAGCGGCACGGCGACGGCTATTTCCTCGGCCGCGCGCTCGCCCAGCTCGGCCACGCCCACGCGGCACAGGGGCACCCCGCCGAGGCGACGGTCTGCTTCCGCAGGGCGTATGACATCTTCCACGGCCTCGGCCTGCCCGACGCCGACGACCTGACCCTGCATCTGACCGCCGGGGCGGGATGA